One segment of Dromaius novaehollandiae isolate bDroNov1 chromosome Z, bDroNov1.hap1, whole genome shotgun sequence DNA contains the following:
- the LINGO2 gene encoding leucine-rich repeat and immunoglobulin-like domain-containing nogo receptor-interacting protein 2 — protein MLHMAISCWQPFLGLVVLLVFMGPTIGCPARCECSAQNKSVSCHRRRLMSIPEGIPIETKILDLSKNRLKGVNPEEFTSYPLLEEIDLSDNIVANVEPGAFNNLFNLRSLKLKGNRLKLVPLGVFTGLSNLTKLDISENKIVILLDYMFQDLHNLKSLEVGDNDLVYISHRAFSGLLSLEQLTLERCNLTAVPTEALSHLHNLISLHLRQLNINILPAYAFKRLFRLKDLEIDSWPLLDMLPANSLYGLNLTSLSITNTNLSAIPYSAFKHLVYLTYLNLSYNPISTIEAGMFSDLVRLQELHIVGAQLRTIEPHAFQGLQFLRVLNVSQNLLETVEENVFHSPKTLEILCISNNPLACDCRLLWILQRQPTLQFGGQPPMCAGPDNVKERSFKDFHSTALSFYFTCKKPKIQDKKLQYLVVEEGQTVQLMCNADGDPQPTISWVTPHRRLITAKSNGRATVLGDGTLEIRFAQDQDTGIYVCIASNAAGNDTYSASLTVKGFASDRFLYANRTPMYMTDSNDTSSNGTNVNTFSLDLKTILVSTAMGCFTFLGVVLFCFLLLFVWSRGKGKHKTSIDLEYVPRKNNGAVVEGEVAGPRRFNMKMI, from the coding sequence ATGCTTCACATGGCTATATCATGCTGGCAGCCATTCCTAGGTCTGGTTGTGCTGCTAGTTTTCATGGGCCCAACCATAGGCTGCCCGGCCCGCTGTGAATGCTCAGCGCAGAACAAGTCCGTCAGCTGTCACCGAAGGCGCCTAATGTCTATCCCAGAGGGCATTCCCATCGAGACCAAAATCTTGGACCTCAGCAAGAACCGACTGAAGGGTGTCAACCCTGAGGAATTCACATCATACCCTTTGCTGGAGGAGATAGACCTCAGTGACAATATAGTTGCCAACGTGGAGCCTGGAGCCTTTAACAATCTCTTCAACCTGCGATCCCTGAAACTGAAAGGAAACCGGCTGAAACTGGTGCCCCTAGGGGTGTTCACTGGATTGTCAAACTTAACAAAGCTTGATATAAGTGAAAACAAGATTGTCATTTTGCTGGACTACATGTTCCAAGATTTGCATAATCTAAAATCTCTGGAGGTTGGGGACAATGATTTGGTTTATATATCCCACAGGGCCTTTAGTGGACTGCTTAGCCTGGAGCAGCTCACCCTGGAGAGATGCAACCTCACAGCTGTACCAACAGAAGCTCTTTCCCACCTTCACAACCTCATCAGTCTGCATCTGAGACAGCTCAACATTAACATTTTGCCTGCATATGCCTTTAAAAGATTGTTTCGCCTGAAAGACCTGGAGATAGACTCCTGGCCCCTCCTGGACATGCTGCCTGCCAACAGCCTGTATGGTCTCAATCTTACTTCTCTCTCCATCACCAACACTAACCTGTCTGCAATACCTTACTCTGCTTTTAAACATCTGGTTTACTTGACATATCTAAACCTCTCCTACAACCCTATCAGCACCATTGAGGCGGGCATGTTTTCAGATTTGGTGCGTCTGCAGGAACTCCACATAGTGGGGGCCCAGCTACGTACCATTGAACCACATGCTTTCCAAGGGCTCCAATTCCTACGTGTGCTTAATGTGTCCCAAAACCTGCTAGAAACCGTAGAAGAGAATGTATTCCATTCCCCCAAGACCCTCGAGATCCTCTGCATTAGCAACAACCCTCTGGCTTGTGACTGCCGCCTCCTTTGGATTTTACAAAGGCAACCTACTTTGCAGTTTGGAGGCCAGCCACCAATGTGTGCTGGCCCAGACAATGTCAAAGAGAGGTCATTCAAAGACTTCCACAGCACAGCTCTTTCCTTTTACTTCACCTGCAAGAAGCCCAAGATACAAGACAAGAAGCTGCAATACCTGGTAGTGGAAGAAGGGCAGACAGTGCAGTTGATGTGCAATGCTGATGGGGATCCTCAGCCCACCATATCCTGGGTTACCCCACATCGGAGGCTGATCACAGCTAAATCAAATGGAAGAGCCACAGTACTGGGAGATGGCACACTGGAGATCAGATTCGCTCAAGACCAAGACACGGGGATCTATGTTTGTATTGCAAGTAACGCAGCTGGGAACGACACCTATTCAGCCTCCCTTACAGTAAAAGGGTTTGCATCAGACCGTTTCCTTTACGCCAACAGGACCCCTATGTATATGACAGATTCCAACGACACCAGTTCCAATGGAACTAATGTGAACACCTTCTCTCTGGACCTTAAGACAATATTGGTGTCCACAGCTATGGGCTGTTTCACATTCCTTGgagtggttttattttgtttcctacTTCTTTTTGTGTGGAGCCGAGGGAAAGGCAAGCACAAAACCAGCATTGACCTTGAATATGTTCCCCGCAAAAACAATGGTGCTGTAgttgaaggggaagttgctggaCCACGAAGGTTCAATATGAAAATGATTTGA